The Rhodopirellula bahusiensis genome has a window encoding:
- the pgsA gene encoding CDP-diacylglycerol--glycerol-3-phosphate 3-phosphatidyltransferase yields the protein MAGPSIYNVPNALTSARFVLAIAVMVLIPSGMHMAAMIVFLIAASTDWMDGYWARKYGQVTKLGRIFDPFVDKIIICGSFIALVAVPNSPVASWMATIVVARELLVTSLRGIIEGAGGDFSASWLGKWKMVLQCAAVVAVLLTYIVTPVPMWLGWTAWVLLWGAIGLTVYSGVDYTLIAARVMQSDAGLEVPAEPSVASANPDSSQAMHNDNLTHASGVGSNKSTASSRDDANLRSVSNELPTQ from the coding sequence ATGGCTGGTCCTTCGATCTACAACGTCCCCAATGCTCTGACGTCGGCACGTTTTGTGTTGGCGATCGCGGTGATGGTGTTGATCCCGTCGGGAATGCACATGGCCGCCATGATCGTGTTTTTGATCGCCGCTTCGACGGACTGGATGGACGGCTACTGGGCTCGCAAATACGGACAAGTCACCAAGCTCGGTCGGATTTTTGATCCGTTCGTCGACAAGATCATCATTTGCGGTTCGTTCATCGCCTTGGTCGCTGTTCCGAACAGCCCCGTCGCATCTTGGATGGCCACGATCGTTGTCGCTCGCGAATTGCTGGTGACGAGTTTGCGAGGAATCATCGAAGGTGCCGGCGGCGATTTCTCGGCCAGTTGGCTGGGCAAGTGGAAGATGGTGCTGCAGTGTGCGGCCGTGGTTGCCGTGTTGCTAACTTACATTGTCACGCCCGTTCCCATGTGGTTGGGATGGACCGCTTGGGTCTTGCTCTGGGGAGCCATTGGGCTGACCGTTTACTCCGGCGTCGACTACACATTGATCGCGGCACGGGTGATGCAATCCGACGCGGGGTTGGAAGTTCCCGCGGAACCGTCCGTTGCTTCCGCCAACCCAGATTCTTCGCAAGCCATGCACAACGACAACCTCACCCACGCGAGCGGCGTAGGATCGAACAAGAGCACAGCCTCTTCCCGTGACGATGCCAACCTTCGTTCCGTTTCGAACGAGCTTCCGACCCAATGA
- a CDS encoding SxtJ family membrane protein — MPLIDLNAAPSQSMRRWFGLSLGLLLVIASFLISDFGNWLNLVLLIAGLATTAVYYAWPKSQQPIIRGWQYATYPIAFCVGHLLFGTIYIVVLTPIALILRATGHDPLNLKQEGRSSNWNDRESTPTPDQYFKQF, encoded by the coding sequence ATGCCGCTAATCGATCTCAATGCCGCCCCATCGCAGTCCATGCGTCGTTGGTTCGGGCTGTCACTGGGCCTGCTCCTGGTCATCGCTTCGTTCTTGATCAGCGACTTTGGAAACTGGCTCAATCTCGTTCTGCTGATCGCGGGACTCGCAACAACCGCCGTTTACTATGCTTGGCCAAAATCTCAGCAACCGATCATTCGAGGGTGGCAATACGCGACGTATCCCATTGCCTTTTGCGTTGGCCATTTGCTGTTCGGAACGATCTACATTGTCGTTCTGACGCCCATCGCTTTGATCTTGAGAGCGACCGGGCACGACCCACTGAATCTGAAACAAGAAGGCCGCTCCAGCAACTGGAACGACCGCGAATCAACGCCCACACCCGACCAGTACTTCAAGCAGTTTTAG
- a CDS encoding DUF5989 family protein produces MSDPKTPSEPTPPSDFERESEQQDIGLLREFVLFLRENKKWWMIPLIGSLLLVGLLSIMASSGAAPFIYTLF; encoded by the coding sequence ATGTCCGATCCAAAAACGCCCTCCGAGCCCACGCCTCCCAGCGATTTCGAACGCGAATCGGAACAGCAGGACATTGGCCTGCTGCGCGAATTCGTGTTGTTTCTACGCGAGAACAAGAAGTGGTGGATGATCCCTCTGATTGGATCACTGTTGCTGGTGGGATTGCTCAGCATCATGGCCAGCAGCGGCGCGGCACCGTTTATCTACACGCTGTTTTAA
- the uvrA gene encoding excinuclease ABC subunit UvrA, translating into MISPSTDNLIRIRGARVHNLRNLDVDIPRDAITVISGVSGSGKSSLAFDTLFAEGQRQYIDSLSTYARQYLDAIPRPDVDWIDGLAPTLSIDQKSGSHSARSTVATITEIYDYLRLLYARVGVPHCVACGSTISTQTPDRIVATLAALPDRTKLTLMSPMVRGRKGAHADVLEQIAGHGLVRARVDGEMYLLEDVPPLAVRKNHTIEAIVDRLIIKDGVDARLDESTRLALRLAGGMCSALIDRGDGKPETKLFSTSMTCLECGESFEELEPRTFSFNSPYGACPTCQGLGTVAVRGDKSHMVNCSTCEGGRLKAESLAVTIHDVSIDALCRMPLPDAQSWMENVAEPLDALQQKVAAPIQSEVVRRIDFLRRVGVEYLTLDRSAETLSGGEMQRVRLATSIGSGLVGVCYVLDEPSIGLHPADHHRLLAAIKELQTAGNTIVIVEHDEDTIQAADHVIDIGPGAGRHGGQLVSQGTAAEVADDEASPTGAYLSGRSKIGLDRPRRTPRKSHQLTLSGATLNNLQNVTAKIPLGCLVGVSGVSGSGKSSLIVDTLYPALAEKLELVADQPGPHKRLTGAQHIDKLVPIDQTPIGRTTRSCPATYAGVMDPIRQVYASTREAKTLGFAANRFSFNSPAGRCDVCKGNGFERIEMNFLSDLLIECSRCGGKRFNRQTLQVRFKGATIADVLGMTIDAAQEFFENVPKVHHLLTSLVDVGLGYVTLGQSSTTLSGGEAQRIKLATELARPATGKTFYVLDEPTTGLHFADVQRLLVVLDRLVEAGNTVLVIEHQSDLLAACDWLLDLGPGGGSQGGHLIAEGPPETIAACPESATGKFLRLQ; encoded by the coding sequence ATGATTTCGCCGTCCACGGACAACTTGATTCGCATTCGAGGTGCCCGGGTTCACAACCTTCGCAACCTCGACGTCGACATTCCTCGCGACGCGATCACGGTCATCTCCGGAGTCTCCGGCAGCGGCAAAAGCTCGCTCGCGTTTGACACTCTGTTCGCCGAAGGCCAGCGGCAATACATCGACAGTTTGTCGACTTACGCCCGGCAATACCTCGACGCCATCCCGCGTCCCGATGTGGACTGGATCGATGGGTTGGCACCGACGTTATCGATCGATCAAAAGAGCGGTTCGCATTCGGCTCGCAGCACAGTCGCCACCATCACCGAGATCTACGACTACCTGCGACTGCTGTACGCGCGAGTCGGTGTTCCTCACTGCGTCGCCTGCGGCAGCACCATCAGCACGCAAACGCCTGATCGCATCGTCGCGACATTGGCGGCGTTGCCCGATCGCACCAAGCTGACTTTAATGAGCCCCATGGTTCGCGGCCGCAAAGGGGCTCACGCGGATGTGCTGGAACAAATCGCCGGCCACGGTTTGGTCCGTGCTCGCGTCGATGGCGAGATGTATCTGCTCGAAGACGTGCCGCCGCTGGCGGTTCGAAAAAATCACACGATCGAAGCCATCGTCGACCGACTGATCATCAAAGACGGTGTGGACGCTCGTCTGGATGAGTCAACTCGGTTGGCGTTGCGGCTTGCGGGCGGCATGTGTTCGGCATTGATCGATCGCGGGGACGGCAAACCGGAAACCAAACTATTCAGCACTTCGATGACTTGCTTGGAGTGTGGTGAAAGTTTTGAGGAACTGGAACCACGAACATTCAGCTTCAACAGTCCCTACGGTGCCTGCCCGACTTGCCAAGGCCTTGGCACAGTTGCCGTCCGCGGCGACAAATCGCACATGGTGAACTGTTCGACTTGTGAGGGTGGGCGATTGAAAGCGGAATCGCTCGCCGTCACGATTCACGATGTCTCCATCGACGCCCTGTGCCGGATGCCGTTGCCGGACGCTCAGTCGTGGATGGAAAACGTTGCCGAACCGCTCGATGCGTTGCAACAGAAAGTCGCCGCTCCGATCCAATCCGAAGTCGTCCGACGCATCGATTTCTTGCGCCGTGTTGGTGTCGAATACCTGACGCTGGACCGTTCAGCAGAAACGCTCAGCGGCGGCGAAATGCAGCGAGTCCGCTTGGCCACCAGCATCGGCAGCGGCCTGGTCGGCGTCTGTTACGTCTTGGACGAACCTTCGATTGGGCTGCATCCCGCTGACCACCACCGGTTACTCGCCGCGATCAAAGAATTGCAGACCGCCGGCAACACCATCGTGATTGTCGAACACGACGAGGACACCATCCAAGCCGCGGACCATGTCATCGACATTGGGCCCGGCGCAGGACGGCACGGCGGCCAGTTGGTCAGCCAAGGCACCGCGGCAGAAGTCGCCGACGATGAAGCCAGCCCAACGGGAGCCTACCTGTCCGGACGCTCGAAAATTGGACTGGACCGGCCAAGACGCACGCCTCGCAAATCACATCAGCTGACGCTCAGCGGTGCGACGCTGAACAACTTGCAAAACGTCACCGCAAAAATCCCGCTGGGATGCTTGGTCGGGGTCAGCGGCGTTTCCGGCAGCGGAAAGAGCTCATTGATTGTCGACACGCTCTACCCGGCTCTCGCTGAGAAGCTGGAATTGGTCGCCGACCAACCTGGCCCACACAAACGACTGACCGGTGCTCAGCACATCGACAAACTGGTCCCGATCGACCAAACACCCATCGGCCGAACGACGCGAAGTTGTCCTGCCACCTACGCTGGTGTCATGGATCCCATCCGCCAAGTCTACGCGAGCACGCGGGAAGCCAAGACGCTCGGGTTTGCCGCGAATCGATTCAGCTTCAACAGTCCGGCCGGTCGCTGCGACGTCTGCAAAGGCAACGGCTTTGAACGCATCGAGATGAATTTCCTCAGCGACTTGCTCATCGAGTGTTCACGCTGCGGCGGCAAACGTTTCAACCGCCAAACGCTGCAAGTCCGGTTCAAGGGAGCCACGATCGCCGACGTGCTGGGCATGACCATCGACGCGGCACAAGAGTTCTTTGAGAACGTTCCCAAAGTCCATCACCTGCTGACGTCGCTGGTCGACGTTGGCCTGGGCTATGTGACGCTGGGGCAATCCAGCACCACGCTCAGCGGTGGCGAAGCCCAACGGATAAAATTGGCCACGGAGCTCGCGCGACCGGCAACTGGCAAAACGTTTTACGTGCTCGACGAACCCACGACTGGTTTGCACTTTGCTGATGTGCAGCGTCTGCTCGTCGTGCTCGATCGCTTGGTCGAAGCCGGCAACACAGTGCTGGTCATCGAACACCAATCCGATCTGCTGGCAGCCTGCGACTGGCTGCTCGACCTCGGCCCCGGCGGCGGCTCCCAAGGCGGCCACCTAATCGCCGAAGGCCCGCCAGAAACCATCGCCGCCTGCCCCGAATCCGCCACCGGGAAATTCCTGCGGCTGCAGTGA
- the rimO gene encoding 30S ribosomal protein S12 methylthiotransferase RimO has protein sequence MQLPILPQNNVTVASPGTDPMIDPETGKPRGRYAVVSLGCPKNLVDTEQMLGRLDADGYRMVDSVDGADFVVVNTCGFIDSARDESMAAIDEMLALKRDGKLRNVVVTGCLAERQQDKLLQARPDIDALVGVFGRNDIVSVVDELYSGLQEQRTIFKPAAVNPLSDAMRSAVTPRHFAYLKISEGCDRLCTFCAIPKMRGKHFSKPIEQIVDEAKRLGDSGVREIVVVAQDTTYYGMDRYGEPRLNQLLQELEKIESVDWIRLMYFYPMYIDDALIDTLASAKRIVPYIDMPLQHASDRMLKRMARKTTRALQTDIVQKLRSRIDSLVMRTTMITGFPGETEEDFVELMDFVQESRFENLGVFTYSIEEDTPAARLPNRVDPEVAARRRDDLMELQQQIAFDWNDARVGGTEEVLIDAEMPEQEGVFIGRTRSEAPDVDGLIYVSQVDPDSPVEIGQIRPCEIVASQGYDLVAAAT, from the coding sequence ATGCAACTTCCCATTCTCCCGCAAAACAACGTGACGGTCGCTTCACCGGGGACGGACCCGATGATCGATCCGGAAACGGGCAAGCCGCGGGGACGGTACGCGGTCGTTTCGCTGGGGTGCCCAAAGAACCTCGTCGACACCGAACAAATGCTCGGTCGCCTCGATGCCGATGGTTACCGAATGGTCGATTCGGTCGATGGAGCGGACTTCGTTGTGGTCAACACTTGTGGGTTCATCGACTCGGCTCGCGACGAATCGATGGCCGCCATCGACGAGATGCTGGCGTTGAAACGAGACGGCAAACTACGCAACGTTGTCGTGACGGGATGCTTGGCCGAACGCCAGCAAGACAAATTGCTGCAGGCTCGTCCTGACATCGACGCTTTGGTCGGCGTCTTTGGTCGCAACGACATCGTCTCGGTGGTCGACGAACTGTATTCAGGCCTGCAAGAACAACGCACGATCTTCAAACCCGCCGCGGTCAATCCGCTCAGCGACGCAATGCGTTCGGCCGTCACGCCGCGTCACTTCGCCTATCTGAAGATCAGCGAAGGCTGCGATCGGCTGTGCACGTTCTGCGCAATTCCAAAGATGCGCGGCAAGCACTTCAGCAAACCAATCGAACAAATCGTCGACGAAGCGAAACGCTTGGGTGACAGCGGCGTTCGCGAAATCGTGGTCGTGGCTCAAGACACAACTTACTACGGCATGGACCGCTACGGCGAACCTCGTCTGAATCAGTTGCTGCAAGAATTAGAAAAGATTGAATCGGTCGATTGGATTCGGCTGATGTACTTCTATCCGATGTACATCGACGACGCGTTGATTGACACCTTGGCTTCGGCCAAGCGAATCGTGCCGTACATCGACATGCCACTTCAGCACGCCAGCGACAGGATGCTGAAACGCATGGCTCGCAAGACCACACGTGCACTACAAACCGACATCGTTCAAAAGCTTCGTTCACGAATTGATTCCCTGGTGATGCGAACCACGATGATCACGGGGTTCCCCGGCGAGACCGAAGAGGACTTTGTCGAGCTGATGGACTTCGTTCAGGAGTCTCGTTTCGAGAACCTGGGTGTGTTCACTTACAGCATCGAAGAAGACACACCTGCCGCGAGACTGCCCAATCGAGTCGATCCCGAAGTGGCAGCTCGACGTCGCGACGACTTGATGGAACTGCAACAACAAATCGCTTTCGATTGGAATGACGCCCGTGTTGGCGGAACCGAGGAAGTTCTGATTGATGCAGAGATGCCCGAACAAGAAGGCGTCTTCATCGGCCGCACCCGGAGTGAAGCTCCTGATGTCGATGGTCTCATATATGTCTCGCAGGTTGACCCCGATTCGCCCGTTGAAATCGGTCAAATTCGCCCTTGTGAAATCGTTGCTTCCCAAGGCTATGACTTGGTGGCCGCAGCGACTTAA
- a CDS encoding carbamoyltransferase family protein translates to MTLILGVSAYYHDSAVALIKDGVVVAAASEERFTRKKHDSAFPCEALEGCLQSIGANVSDIDYVGFYEKPLLKFERLLETYLAFAPRGYVSFSRAMPPWLQLKLHIPREIRKHLGGKTKRRIVFCEHHESHAASAFYPSPFDEAAILTVDGVGEWTTTSWGIGNREKLELKQDIRFPHSLGLLYSAFTYFCGFRVNSGEYKLMGLAPYGEPIFADTIRKELIRLNEDGSYELNMDYFTFAHTLRMTGDKLERLLGVSRRNPESLVRQVDMDIAASIQVVTEEVILKLASHVHRQTGSDSLCLAGGVALNCVSNGRLLREGPFKNVWIQPAAGDAGGALGVAWLIWHQLLGNSRSANSQDSQHGSLLGPPIDESSELDELVRSGAVLHTFDDSAELDQRVASLLADGKVVGWVQGRMEFGPRSLGNRSILGDPRNTEMQSTMNLKIKYRESFRPFAPSVLDECATDCFEMKDGASSPYMLFTFDVLPSRRKEPVTPVEGIERVRQVRSDLPAITHLDYSARVQTVSESRQPRFHSLLKAFHEQTACPALINTSFNVRGEPIVRTAADAYRCFMATQMDVLVVGNHLMLREEQPESAVASSQTYLSNLAPD, encoded by the coding sequence ATGACACTTATCCTTGGCGTCTCTGCCTACTATCACGATTCCGCCGTTGCGCTGATCAAAGACGGCGTGGTGGTCGCTGCTGCAAGCGAGGAGCGGTTCACGCGAAAGAAGCATGATTCGGCATTCCCATGCGAAGCACTGGAAGGCTGCCTGCAATCGATTGGTGCCAACGTCTCAGACATCGACTATGTGGGGTTCTACGAAAAGCCACTGCTGAAGTTTGAGCGACTGCTGGAAACCTACTTGGCGTTCGCTCCTCGCGGTTACGTTTCGTTCTCCCGAGCGATGCCACCGTGGCTCCAGCTGAAACTGCACATTCCTCGCGAAATCCGCAAGCATCTCGGCGGCAAAACCAAACGGCGGATCGTTTTCTGCGAGCACCACGAATCGCACGCGGCGAGCGCCTTCTACCCCAGCCCGTTTGATGAGGCAGCAATCCTGACCGTGGATGGTGTCGGCGAATGGACCACGACCAGCTGGGGAATCGGAAACCGAGAGAAACTCGAACTGAAACAAGACATTCGATTCCCGCATTCACTCGGTCTGCTCTATTCGGCATTCACGTACTTCTGTGGCTTCCGAGTCAACTCAGGCGAATACAAATTGATGGGGCTCGCCCCTTATGGCGAACCGATATTTGCGGACACCATTCGCAAAGAACTCATTCGTTTGAACGAGGACGGAAGCTATGAACTGAACATGGACTACTTCACGTTTGCCCATACTCTTCGCATGACAGGCGACAAGCTGGAACGCCTTCTCGGTGTCTCCCGCCGGAACCCGGAATCTCTTGTCAGACAAGTCGACATGGATATCGCGGCAAGCATCCAAGTCGTCACGGAAGAAGTGATCCTGAAACTCGCCTCCCATGTCCACCGCCAGACCGGAAGTGATTCGCTTTGCCTAGCGGGTGGTGTCGCTCTGAACTGCGTTTCGAATGGACGATTGCTGCGGGAAGGACCTTTCAAGAATGTTTGGATCCAACCGGCTGCCGGTGACGCCGGCGGGGCTCTGGGCGTCGCATGGCTGATCTGGCACCAACTATTGGGTAACTCGCGATCAGCGAATTCCCAAGATTCACAACATGGATCTCTGCTTGGCCCGCCCATCGATGAATCAAGCGAACTCGATGAGCTGGTCCGTTCAGGTGCGGTCCTTCACACATTCGACGATTCGGCTGAACTCGACCAACGCGTCGCATCTCTCTTGGCAGACGGAAAGGTGGTGGGGTGGGTGCAAGGACGGATGGAGTTCGGCCCGCGATCGTTGGGGAACCGCAGCATCTTGGGCGACCCTCGCAACACCGAAATGCAATCAACGATGAACTTGAAAATCAAATACCGCGAGTCGTTCCGGCCATTCGCCCCTTCGGTTCTGGACGAATGCGCGACTGACTGTTTCGAGATGAAGGACGGCGCATCGAGTCCCTATATGCTGTTCACGTTTGATGTCCTGCCGTCTCGCAGAAAGGAGCCAGTCACTCCCGTCGAGGGAATTGAACGCGTACGACAAGTCAGAAGCGATTTGCCGGCGATCACGCACCTGGACTATTCCGCGCGAGTCCAAACCGTCAGCGAAAGTCGCCAACCTCGATTCCATTCATTGCTCAAAGCATTCCATGAGCAAACCGCTTGCCCGGCACTGATCAACACCAGCTTCAACGTGCGAGGGGAACCCATCGTGCGAACGGCGGCAGACGCCTACCGCTGCTTCATGGCGACCCAAATGGATGTATTGGTGGTGGGCAATCATTTGATGCTCCGCGAGGAACAACCTGAGAGTGCGGTCGCCTCCAGTCAAACGTACCTGTCCAACCTGGCTCCCGATTGA
- a CDS encoding CPBP family intramembrane glutamic endopeptidase, with protein sequence MAQSVAPEIADSTELTSTGETAADAVEMVEFGPAETALSILSILILLAFATSLSRWIRLLYRGQRPFGEKAFVPVRARQLPFWSVLYFVIFALALIFSSSWLQGAFQFAGWIERPAASETAELLDPKTEPLVATDPVEEPSDQAEELSDPEAEAVAESKEAPASALSVPQLTLSSLGMLSATLITLALLCIQKPRAISRIGLIPQRGDIGLGFRSALMILPPTMLIMTLVSLLQEYSHPVLDALQPAESDAGPNYAVFALLFVTTALVTPVVEEFWIRGLLQGGLQRLADWRLAMVRESFDQSSEVVEAPESEPEFEARKEPETVTEAAYMVTGPVATAAPAVLKTEPSDWTPTAIWPVFAASLVFALMHWGQGLAPIPLFFLSLGLGYLYRQTGSLIPPIIVHFVLNGLTMVMTLIEMTRA encoded by the coding sequence TTGGCTCAGAGCGTCGCCCCCGAGATCGCCGATTCGACTGAATTAACATCCACGGGCGAGACTGCGGCCGACGCCGTGGAAATGGTCGAATTTGGACCGGCCGAGACCGCACTGTCGATCTTGTCGATCCTGATCCTCTTGGCCTTCGCTACGTCGCTGTCGCGTTGGATTCGGTTGCTCTACCGCGGCCAGCGTCCGTTTGGTGAAAAGGCCTTCGTTCCCGTACGAGCGCGGCAACTACCGTTTTGGTCCGTGCTCTATTTTGTGATCTTCGCTCTCGCACTGATCTTCAGTTCGTCATGGCTGCAAGGGGCGTTTCAGTTTGCCGGCTGGATCGAACGACCTGCGGCTAGCGAAACGGCGGAGTTGCTTGATCCGAAAACTGAACCTCTGGTCGCGACAGATCCGGTAGAAGAGCCCTCCGATCAGGCCGAAGAACTCTCAGACCCTGAAGCGGAGGCTGTCGCAGAATCCAAGGAAGCACCAGCATCGGCATTGTCGGTGCCTCAGCTCACCCTGAGTTCCCTTGGCATGCTTTCGGCGACGCTGATCACGCTGGCTCTGCTTTGCATTCAAAAACCCAGAGCCATTTCGCGAATCGGACTGATCCCACAACGTGGCGACATCGGGCTTGGTTTTCGTTCTGCGTTGATGATCTTGCCGCCGACGATGTTGATCATGACGCTCGTGTCGCTGTTGCAGGAGTATTCGCATCCGGTCTTGGATGCACTTCAACCCGCCGAATCCGATGCCGGCCCGAACTATGCCGTTTTTGCTTTGCTGTTCGTCACGACAGCACTCGTCACTCCCGTGGTCGAAGAGTTCTGGATCCGAGGTTTGCTGCAGGGCGGATTGCAACGGTTGGCTGATTGGCGACTCGCAATGGTCCGAGAGTCATTCGACCAATCGTCCGAAGTCGTTGAAGCACCAGAAAGCGAACCTGAGTTTGAAGCTCGAAAGGAACCCGAGACCGTCACCGAAGCTGCCTACATGGTGACCGGTCCGGTCGCGACTGCCGCGCCCGCAGTATTGAAAACAGAGCCCAGCGACTGGACACCCACCGCGATCTGGCCCGTCTTTGCCGCCAGCCTCGTGTTCGCTTTGATGCATTGGGGGCAAGGTTTGGCGCCCATCCCATTGTTCTTCTTGTCACTCGGGCTTGGCTATTTGTATCGCCAAACTGGTTCGCTGATTCCGCCGATCATCGTCCACTTCGTGCTCAACGGACTGACCATGGTGATGACTTTGATCGAGATGACGCGGGCATGA
- the lysS gene encoding lysine--tRNA ligase, which translates to MTDTPSNNDDNDLTDPHAARRHKLEEITAKGIDPWGQRFDDRLLVSECRDRIPEIQWKPKEGETIALPDVESEDVDYRQWKADNGPGEEIGPIVRVAGRIQLSRPTGKLIFMNIRDWTGDIQIFVGKKQVGDENFDLAKLFDLGDLIGVQGRLGRTNTGELTVFAEELILLTKMLEVPPEKHAGMTNQDLRQRMRYADLAFNDGVMQTFLDRTKIIKSIRSTLDDQGFCEVEGPTLHTVPGGAAARPFETHHNALDMQLTMRIALELHLKRLMVGGMERVYELGRVYRNEGLSPRHNPEFTMLETYQAYGNYESMMDLTEKIICDAIEKIGGGFKREYNGTMLDFTPPFQRATYAELFEKATGIDPADEDAVKDYAKSLKLTIEGKHPDVIRNEIFEEKVEDSLQGPIFVTDYPASICPLTKRKKDNPEIAERFEMFICGMELANAYTELNDPDLQEELFKTQLEGQDDEDSMAKMDHDFVRALRYGMPPAGGLGIGIDRLVMVLTNQKSIRDVILFPVLRPE; encoded by the coding sequence GTGACCGATACGCCTTCCAACAACGACGACAACGATTTGACCGATCCGCATGCGGCTCGTCGGCACAAACTGGAAGAAATCACGGCAAAAGGCATCGATCCGTGGGGCCAGCGTTTCGACGACCGGCTGCTCGTCAGCGAGTGCCGCGACCGAATCCCCGAGATCCAGTGGAAGCCAAAGGAGGGAGAAACGATCGCCCTGCCGGACGTCGAAAGCGAAGACGTCGACTACCGCCAGTGGAAAGCCGACAACGGCCCAGGAGAAGAAATCGGCCCGATCGTTCGCGTTGCCGGACGGATTCAATTGTCCCGTCCGACGGGCAAGTTGATCTTCATGAACATTCGCGACTGGACCGGCGACATTCAAATCTTTGTCGGCAAGAAGCAAGTCGGCGACGAAAACTTTGATCTGGCCAAGCTGTTTGACCTGGGCGATTTGATCGGTGTTCAAGGTCGACTGGGCCGCACCAACACGGGCGAGCTGACCGTGTTCGCGGAAGAACTGATCTTGCTGACGAAGATGTTGGAAGTCCCACCGGAAAAGCACGCCGGGATGACCAACCAAGACCTGCGACAACGGATGCGTTACGCCGACTTGGCGTTCAACGATGGCGTGATGCAGACGTTCCTCGATCGTACCAAGATCATCAAAAGCATTCGCTCGACACTGGACGATCAAGGGTTCTGCGAAGTCGAAGGCCCAACGCTGCACACCGTTCCCGGTGGTGCCGCCGCTCGTCCGTTCGAAACGCATCACAATGCATTGGACATGCAATTGACCATGCGAATCGCGTTGGAGCTGCACCTCAAGCGATTGATGGTCGGCGGGATGGAACGCGTTTACGAACTGGGACGCGTCTATCGCAATGAAGGCTTGTCGCCACGGCACAACCCTGAGTTCACGATGCTGGAAACCTATCAGGCGTACGGCAACTACGAATCCATGATGGATCTGACGGAGAAGATCATCTGTGACGCGATCGAAAAGATCGGCGGTGGATTCAAACGTGAATACAACGGCACCATGTTGGACTTCACGCCGCCGTTCCAGCGTGCGACGTATGCGGAATTGTTCGAGAAGGCCACCGGCATCGATCCAGCTGACGAGGATGCGGTTAAGGATTACGCTAAGAGTCTGAAGCTGACCATCGAAGGCAAGCACCCCGACGTGATCCGCAACGAGATCTTCGAAGAGAAGGTCGAGGATTCATTGCAAGGCCCGATCTTCGTGACGGATTATCCGGCCAGCATCTGCCCGCTGACCAAACGCAAGAAGGACAATCCCGAAATCGCCGAGCGATTTGAGATGTTCATCTGCGGGATGGAATTGGCCAACGCCTACACCGAGCTGAACGATCCCGATCTGCAAGAAGAGTTGTTCAAGACTCAGCTTGAAGGTCAGGACGACGAAGATTCGATGGCCAAGATGGACCACGATTTCGTTCGCGCTTTGCGTTACGGCATGCCGCCCGCTGGTGGACTGGGGATCGGCATCGACCGCCTGGTGATGGTTTTGACGAACCAAAAATCCATTCGCGATGTGATTCTATTCCCCGTCCTTCGCCCCGAGTGA